The genomic stretch GTTCGGGGCACCTCGGCGGCGCGGGCCTCGACGTCTTCGCCGAGGAGCCGGCCGAGTCGTCGCCGCTGTGGACCATGGACAACGTCGTCCTGAGCCCGCACATCGGCGGGGTCAGCCGGCGCTCGATCCGCGACATGACCGAACGGGCGGTGCAGTGCACGATCGCGTCGCTGCACGGCGAGCCGACGGGGGTGGTCAACCCGTGACGGACCCAGCGCCGTATCCGCGCGCGTTCGCGCACATCGGCATCTCCATCCCGGACCTCGGCGCGGCCGTCCGGTGGTACCAGAATGTGCTCGGCTGGACGCAGATCGCACCGCCCGGGGAGATCAGCTGCGAGGACGGCGGCGACTTCGGCGCGGAGTTCGCGGACGTGCTGGCCGACGTGTTCGGCGAGCGCTGCCGTCATCTGCGGATCGCACACATGAGCGCCGGAAACGGCGTCGCCGTCGAGCTGTTCGAGTTCGTCGAGCCGCCGTACGTCGGGACGGACGACAACTTCGACTACACGCGGGGTGGGATCTTCCACTTCTGTGTCGTCGACCCCGACGTCGAGGGGCTGTCGCAACGGATCGCTGACACCGGGGGGCGGATCCGCAGCAAGCTGATGCGCGTGTTCGACGACCAGCCGTACTACGCGCGATACTGCGAGGATCCCTGGGGCACCATCCTCGAGGTGACGTCGCACCAACACGCCCAGATCTTCGGCAACCAGATCAGCTGAGCACAGGGGCGCTGAGTCTCGCCTACTTCAGCAGCGCCAGGTCGCTGATCGTCGCGTTCTCCCCGCCCTCGGGCAGCTTCTCGATCCACACGAGGTAGTAGCGGAAGCGCTTGCCCGCGGTGTCGAGCGAGATCTGCTGCGAGCGCTTGACGTCGTTGAGCGAAGCGACCTTCGTCCAGCCGCCGATGCTGTCGGGCGGCCCGTCCTCCGCGGCGTAGACCGCGCCCGACCAGCCCGGGGTCGTCGTGCGCAGCTCCATCCGCTGCGCGGCCACGCCCGGTGCGGCGTCGACGTAGAGCCCCACGCCCGGCTTGTTGAGCGCGCCGGCCTGGTAGCTCTCGGTCGACCACGTCGACTTCGAGTCGTCGTCGATCGCGGCGGACGCCTCGTCGGAGTGCTCGCCGTCGCCGCCGAACGGGTCGTAGTCGTGCGCGGCCTTCGAGCGCAGCGCGACGACGTGCAGGCCCGGCGTCTGCGGCTTGATGTCCGGGGGGCGGGTGCCGCGCTCGGTGTTGTCGCGGGCGAGCAGGACCACGGCGCCGATCGCCCCGGCCGCGAGGAGCAGCAGCGCGATCACGGCGAGCCTGGGGACGCGCGCCCGCCAGGGCAGGCGCCGGCGGGCCGAGCCGGGCAGCGTGCGCAGGACGGTCGTCGCCTCGCCGGTCGCGTCGCCGGCGCGGGCGGTCTCGATGGC from Capillimicrobium parvum encodes the following:
- a CDS encoding VOC family protein, which codes for MTDPAPYPRAFAHIGISIPDLGAAVRWYQNVLGWTQIAPPGEISCEDGGDFGAEFADVLADVFGERCRHLRIAHMSAGNGVAVELFEFVEPPYVGTDDNFDYTRGGIFHFCVVDPDVEGLSQRIADTGGRIRSKLMRVFDDQPYYARYCEDPWGTILEVTSHQHAQIFGNQIS